A stretch of the Enoplosus armatus isolate fEnoArm2 chromosome 13, fEnoArm2.hap1, whole genome shotgun sequence genome encodes the following:
- the ppm1e gene encoding protein phosphatase 1E: MAGSTAEEKTFRRFLELFLREMRMPLQESDPVPMRPLSDLVTEDEVEGECLDLCLQHLYKYNCPCSLAAALARATADSLLQTDLSIHHLNKTVEDGADPLPQMESVTLARLVFNRLFEMCCLWLKELPFHRRPQPYYETSIHAIKNMRRKMEDKHVIIPDFNTLFNIQDQEEQAYFAVFDGHGGVDAAIYAANHLHVNLVHQESFSQDPIEALCKAFKVTDERFVKKASREHLRCGTTGVVTFLRGRMLYVAWLGDSQVILVRKGQVVELMKPHKPDREDEKLRIEALGGCVIWFGTWRVNGSLSVSRAIGDSEHKPYICGDADHGIFPLDGTEDYLILACDGFWDTVSADEAVRVVSDHLQENTGDTTMVAHKLVASARDAGSSDNITVIVVFLRDPRSPPPTGTEDDEEGVAEGEVEEEVAEAEEQEEEEEEDEAVRVERGGGEGGSTADMGGKGRGGWPLQQCSAPADLGYEDRTDSFTDRTSLSLLGPSLEGRISLTQGSWQPCPDLFTTSHIYREERPPRRRSCIPFQEASISSFTDPLWPQTAMLLGQAVRQSRRLGYGSRRWGRRWPGTSKEPLGLLPSSRLLPYRQRNSNWRPGVAVPQLPHDATI, encoded by the exons TAACTGTCCCTGCTCCCTGGCTGCAGCCCTGGCCAGAGCCACAGCAGACAGCCTCCTGCAGACTGACCTCTCCATCCACCACCTCAATAAGACTGTAGAAGATGGAGCTGACCCATTACCAC agatgGAGTCTGTGACGCTAGCCCGGCTGGTGTTTAATAGACTGTTTGAGATGTGCTGCCTCtggctgaaggagctgccctTCCACCGCCGCCCACAGCCGTACTACGAAACGTCCATCCACGCCATCAAGAACATGAGGCGCAAGATGGAGGACAAGCACGTCATCATCCCTGACTTCAACACACTCTTCAACATCCAG GATCAGGAAGAACAGGCTTACTTTGCGGTGTTTGATGGTCATGGCGGCGTGGACGCTGCCATTTACGCCGCCAACCACCTCCACGTCAACTTAGTTCACCAGGAATCCTTCAGCCAGGACCCCATCGAGGCCCTCTGCAAAGCCTTCAAGGTCACTGACGAACGCTTTGTGAAGAAGGCCTCACGAGAG CACCTGCGCTGTGGCACAACAGGCGTGGTGACGTTCCTGCGGGGTCGGATGTTGTATGTGGCCTGGCTGGGAGACTCCCAGGTCATTCTGGTCAGGAAAGGGCAGGTTGTGGAGCTGATGAAACCACATAAACCAGACAGAGAG gatgaGAAGCTGAGGATCGAAGCTCTGGGAGGCTGCGTGATCTGGTTTGGCACATGGAGGGTTAACGGCAGTCTGTCTGTATCCAGAGCAATAG GCGACTCGGAGCACAAGCCCTACATCTGTGGTGATGCAGACCATGGTATCTTCCCGTTGGATGGTACAGAAGATTACTTGATTCTGGCCTGTGATGGCTTCTGGGACACAGTGAGTGCAGATGAGGCGGTGCGGGTGGTCAGCGACCACCTCCAGGAGAACACTGGAGACACCACCATGGTAGCCCACAAGCTGGTGGCCTCAGCCCGTGATGCGGGCTCTAGTGATAATATCACTGTCATAGTGGTCTTCTTACGGGACCCACGCTCCCCACCACCCACCGGcacagaggatgatgaggagggtgtggcggagggagaggtggaggaggaggtagcGGAGGCggaggaacaggaagaggaggaggaggaagacgaggcaGTCAGGGTAGAGCGCGGAGGCGGCGAGGGAGGCAGCACTGCGGACATGGGGGGGAAGGGTCGCGGAGGCTGGCCCCTGCAGCAGTGCTCGGCCCCCGCTGACCTCGGCTATGAAGACCGAACAGACTCGTTCACGGACAGAACTAGCCTCAGCCTGCTGGGGCCGTCGCTGGAGGGCCGCATCTCACTGACCCAGGGCTCATGGCAGCCCTGCCCCGACCTCTTTACAACCTCCCACATCTACCGAGAAGAACGCCCTCCGAGGCGCAGGTCCTGTATCCCTTTTCAGGAGGCCAGCATCTCTAGCTTCACGGACCCACTGTGGCCCCAGACAGCCATGCTGTTAGGCCAGGCAGTGAGGCAAAGCCGCAGGCTCGGTTATGGTAGTCGCCGGTGGGGCCGGAGGTGGCCAGGCACATCCAAGGAGCCGCTAGGCCTGTTACCATCCAGCCGCTTGCTGCCCTACAGGCAGCGCAACTCCAACTGGAGGCCTGGAGTGGCAGTGCCTCAACTGCCCCACGATGCCACCATCTGA